From a region of the Phaeodactylum tricornutum CCAP 1055/1 chromosome 4, whole genome shotgun sequence genome:
- a CDS encoding predicted protein, producing the protein MFRRCPTHDKQGQDLCIVETKRFQGMIVPRQDQAVQPTTHDVIFGRGRRYDNHPGNVQFHHIVKNYIYQYAMAANRAEKNAVAESIVNNVCVTGRFLKYDECCDGWIIADPDSTWKKVRQALRYRGKGFTTQRRYEIINFTASDLENLQTVSQTNAKERESTNTARPAVSQNTGDAYISDLLSDSFVGNSVYYSSSTGRAYGETKGEMELCQGTPVIVEERGATSSFSCDTAEDKYTNKDKFLSGAPPNKRLRFEVDDDYQQSSCKYRCPSCNWNQELSKAYPGISLEPTPTVRWQQSTTLNPPADILDEVDFLDFDISMWKATEEALTVGDSEGLLCPEDDSDLKTATSHWYPFTAVHTDLADQSPCEHLLTDEEILRAIDCDCAENVQNVWESETG; encoded by the coding sequence ATGACAAACAAGGTCAAGATCTTTGCATAGTCGAGACAAAGAGGTTTCAAGGCATGATTGTACCGCGACAAGATCAAGCTGTGCAACCGACGACTCATGATGTGATATTTGGCAGAGGTCGGCGGTATGACAACCATCCCGGTAATGTGCAATTCCATCACATTGTTAAGAATTACATATACCAATATGCGATGGCAGCGAATCGGGCCGAGAAAAATGCTGTTGCGGAGTCCATCGTCAACAACGTTTGTGTGACTGGGCGCTTTCTGAAGTATGACGAATGTTGTGATGGTTGGATTATAGCCGATCCAGATTCTACCTGGAAAAAGGTAAGACAAGCTCTACGATATCGCGGAAAAGGCTTTACAACACAAAGGAGATACGAAATAATAAACTTCACAGCCTCCGATCTTGAGAATCTTCAAACCGTATCGCAAACAAACGcaaaggaaagggaaagtACAAACACGGCCCGTCCCGCAGTCTCACAAAATACAGGCGATGCATACATAAGCGACCTTTTGTCTGACTCCTTTGTTGGCAATTCAGTATACTATTCTTCATCTACTGGGAGGGCATATGGAGAAACAAAAGGGGAAATGGAATTGTGCCAAGGAACCCCTGTGATTGTAGAAGAGCGGGGTGCAACGAGCAGTTTCAGTTGTGACACTGCAGAAGACAAATATACCAATAAGGACAAGTTCTTGAGTGGAGCACCCCCCAATAAGCGTCTGCGTTTCGAGGTTGACGACGATTACCAGCAGTCGTCATGTAAATATAGATGTCCATCATGCAATTGGAATCAAGAACTCTCGAAGGCTTACCCAGGAATCAGCCTCGAGCCTACCCCGACAGTCCGCTGGCAGCAGTCCACTACATTGAATCCTCCTGCAGATATTCTCGATGAAGTTGACTTTCTCGACTTTGACATATCAATGTGGAAAGCgacggaagaagccttgACCGTTGGCGACTCAGAGGGGCTACTTTGCCCAGAGGATGACTCGGACCTGAAGACAGCAACCTCGCATTGGTATCCTTTTACAGCTGTCCATACTGACTTGGCTGACCAATCTCCTTGCGAACATCTTTtgacggacgaagaaattctCCGTGCcattgattgtgattgcGCAGAAAACGTCCAAAATGTTTGGGAGAGTGAGACAGGCTAG
- a CDS encoding predicted protein, whose product MASRAAKGTTGGFSFDFLSSDDRAPFPESNHTSHSTELCQDTDSERRPLVWIKNVTELLLDRSQEEIVFDEIPWPSNDKSDDDDTVANEVLHTLKCLAPVRRVDHHSSSFVDQRETTGINLGFESQIDTWQNTDIEPGVYEGGMKVWECSIDLVRYLATQEIRLDPNQFAIELGCGHGLPACYLLRESLRASRRADFNDDEAFKIIFTDYNDYVLKDVTISNMFINIVQQVSNETIKASDADLKRVGESVLLGAGDWMNLSRQLTNADAGDLPLPKDGHFDLILAAETLYSEITARETAQWFSRHLKPNSGVGLVASKRYYFGVGGGVDTFRMTAQSLDLLVETVKIYDNGSSNIRELLRVQKV is encoded by the coding sequence ATGGCGAGTAGGGCCGCAAAAGGAACCACTGGAGGGTTTTCGTTCGACTTTTTGTCGTCAGATGATAGAGCACCCTTTCCTGAGTCAAACCACACGTCTCATTCCACGGAGCTGTGCCAAgatactgacagtgaacgtcGTCCTTTGGTGTGGATCAAAAATGTCACAGAGCTTCTTTTGGATCGATCGCAGGAAGAAATTGTGTTTGACGAGATTCCTTGGCCATCGAATGATAAGagcgatgatgatgacacGGTCGCAAACGAAGTGCTGCATACCTTGAAATGTTTGGCACCTGTACGTCGAGTAGATCATCATTCGTCGTCATTCGTTGATCAGAGGGAAACTACTGGCATCAACTTAGGCTTTGAGAGTCAGATAGACACCTGGCAGAACACAGACATAGAGCCGGGTGTTTACGAAGGCGGCATGAAAGTGTGGGAATGTAGTATCGACCTAGTTCGCTACCTTGCAACTCAGGAGATTCGACTGGATCCGAACCAATTCGCAATCGAGCTCGGATGTGGCCATGGTTTGCCGGCGTGCTATTTACTACGGGAAAGCTTACGGGCATCCCGCAGAGCAGATTTCAATGACGATGAGGCTTTTAAAATCATATTTACTGACTACAACGACTATGTGCTCAAAGACGTGACTATTTCAAACATGTTCATCAACATTGTTCAGCAAGTATCGAATGAAACCATCAAAGCGTCCGATGCCGACCTTAAGCGCGTGGGCGAAAGTGTTCTCCTCGGTGCCGGGGATTGGATGAACTTGTCGCGGCAGTTGACAAACGCAGATGCAGGGGATCTGCCACTACCCAAGGATGGCCATTTCGATTTAATTTTGGCAGCTGAGACGCTTTATTCAGAGATAACTGCACGTGAGACTGCACAATGGTTTAGTCGACACCTGAAACCTAACTCCGGCGTTGGTCTGGTGGCGAGTAAGCGATATTACTTTGGCGTCGGTGGTGGCGTCGATACTTTTCGGATGACGGCGCAGTCGCTCGATTTGCTGGTGGAAACGGTAAAAATATATGACAACGGCTCTAGCAACATTCGGGAACTGCTGCGTGTGCAAAAGGTATAA